A portion of the Glycine max cultivar Williams 82 chromosome 10, Glycine_max_v4.0, whole genome shotgun sequence genome contains these proteins:
- the LOC100790208 gene encoding auxin-responsive protein SAUR15: protein MLGKKMVSLKKLAKRVKGVGGADHSDPPYQECLLKGYEEGKESPSSTTPTGFFALYVGEERQRYVVPTSYLSHPLFKMLLEKAYNEFGFAQRNGLVVPCSVSTFQEVVNAIECNNGKFDLGKIFEDFA, encoded by the coding sequence ATGCTAGGGAAGAAGATGGTATCATTGAAGAAACTAGCCAAAAGGGTTAAGGGTGTTGGAGGAGCTGATCACTCTGACCCTCCATACCAAGAATGTTTGCTAAAGGGGTATGAGGAAGGTAAAGAATCACCCTCTAGCACAACCCCAACAGGTTTTTTTGCACTTTATGTTGGTGAGGAGCGTCAGAGATATGTGGTTCCAACCAGCTACCTCTCTCACCCTCTATTCAAGATGCTGCTGGAGAAGGCCTACAATGAATTTGGCTTTGCACAGAGGAATGGCCTAGTGGTGCCATGCAGTGTTTCCACATTTCAGGAGGTGGTGAATGCTATTGAATGCAACAATGGCAAGTTTGACTTGGGCAagatttttgaagattttgcTTAG